One genomic window of Polaromonas sp. SP1 includes the following:
- a CDS encoding M20 aminoacylase family protein, whose product MRAAATTPSLSSLPGHPSNETAAAAADAASQGHPAPLRASGRAFAQIAQYHPELTAFRRDLHAHPELGFEEVYTSSRVVHALKLCGVDEVHTGVGKTGVVAVIKGQQPGKPVGTSGVRPMVGLRADMDALPMTEHNEFGWKSSKTGLMHGCGHDGHTTMLVGAARYLAETRNFAGDAVLVFQPAEEGRGGADAMIKDGLFERFPVQAIYAMHNWPAMRPGTIGINPGPMMAAADRITIEVTGKGGHGAHAYLTVDPVLVAAHIITAVQSIVSRNVKAMDNAVISICAVRAGELGAMSVVPETATLVGTVRTFRPDVQDLVERRLKELCAAVAQGFGATATVKYERIYPATINSPAEYTLATAVADQLVGAENVVRNLEPSMGSEDFSFMLRVKPGAYLRLGQGEQLPDGKGGTVGGVGSRFLHNSCYDFNDSVLPLGSALFAGIVERSLPLAA is encoded by the coding sequence ATGCGTGCTGCGGCCACCACCCCAAGCCTTTCGAGCCTTCCAGGCCATCCGTCCAACGAAACCGCGGCAGCAGCAGCAGACGCCGCAAGCCAGGGCCACCCGGCCCCGCTGCGCGCCAGCGGCCGTGCTTTCGCACAGATCGCGCAATACCACCCCGAACTGACAGCCTTCCGGCGCGACCTGCACGCGCACCCTGAGCTCGGCTTTGAAGAGGTCTACACCTCCAGCCGCGTGGTGCATGCGCTCAAGCTGTGCGGTGTCGATGAAGTGCACACCGGTGTGGGCAAGACCGGCGTGGTGGCCGTCATCAAAGGCCAGCAGCCCGGCAAACCCGTCGGTACGAGCGGCGTCAGGCCCATGGTGGGCCTGCGGGCCGACATGGATGCATTGCCCATGACGGAGCACAACGAGTTCGGCTGGAAGTCGTCCAAGACCGGGCTGATGCACGGCTGCGGCCACGACGGCCACACCACCATGCTGGTGGGCGCCGCACGTTACCTGGCCGAGACGCGCAACTTTGCCGGCGACGCGGTGCTGGTCTTCCAGCCCGCAGAAGAAGGCCGCGGCGGGGCCGACGCGATGATCAAGGACGGGCTGTTCGAGCGCTTTCCGGTGCAGGCCATTTACGCCATGCACAACTGGCCCGCGATGCGGCCCGGCACCATCGGCATCAATCCCGGGCCCATGATGGCCGCGGCCGACCGCATCACCATTGAAGTGACCGGCAAGGGCGGCCACGGCGCGCATGCTTACCTGACGGTGGACCCGGTGCTGGTGGCCGCTCACATCATTACCGCCGTGCAAAGCATTGTGTCGCGCAACGTGAAGGCCATGGACAACGCGGTGATCAGCATCTGCGCCGTACGCGCGGGTGAGCTCGGCGCCATGAGCGTGGTGCCCGAAACCGCCACGCTGGTGGGTACGGTGCGCACCTTCAGGCCCGATGTGCAAGACCTTGTCGAGCGGCGCCTCAAGGAGTTGTGCGCGGCGGTGGCTCAGGGCTTCGGCGCCACTGCGACTGTGAAGTATGAACGCATTTACCCCGCCACCATCAATTCACCGGCCGAATACACGCTGGCCACCGCCGTGGCCGACCAGCTTGTGGGCGCGGAAAACGTGGTGCGCAACCTCGAACCCAGCATGGGCTCGGAAGATTTTTCCTTCATGCTCAGGGTCAAACCCGGCGCCTACCTGCGCCTGGGCCAGGGCGAACAATTGCCCGACGGCAAGGGCGGCACGGTCGGCGGCGTGGGCAGCCGCTTCCTGCACAACAGCTGCTATGACTTCAATGACAGCGTTTTGCCGCTCGGCTCTGCGTTGTTTGCGGGGATTGTGGAGCGCTCGCTGCCGCTGGCCGCATAA
- a CDS encoding MurR/RpiR family transcriptional regulator: protein MLDRIKASLPSLAPAEQRVGRLVLSDPRAFANLPITELASRSHVSKPTVVRFCRSMGYDGLSDFKLKLAGSVSEGVPFIHRSVDADDKTGDVMVKVIDNTVAAFLKYRNDASSVAIERAADALLNTYNTGKRIEFFGVGNSGIVAQDAQHKFFRLGITSIAYSDGHMQVMSASLLGPGDCVVVISNSGRTRDLMDACDIARKNGATTIVITVTGSPLAAAGNIHLAADHPEGYDRYSPMVSRLMHLMIIDILATCVALRIGVKLQPLLKEMKNNLRNKRYA, encoded by the coding sequence ATGCTTGATCGAATTAAAGCCTCGTTACCTTCGCTGGCGCCAGCAGAGCAACGCGTCGGCCGCCTGGTCCTGTCCGATCCCCGTGCATTTGCCAACTTGCCGATCACCGAGCTGGCGAGCCGGTCGCATGTGAGCAAACCGACCGTGGTGCGGTTTTGCCGCAGCATGGGTTATGACGGCCTGTCCGATTTCAAGCTCAAGCTGGCGGGCAGCGTGAGTGAGGGCGTGCCCTTTATCCACCGCAGCGTGGACGCCGACGACAAGACCGGCGACGTGATGGTCAAGGTGATCGACAACACCGTGGCGGCGTTTTTGAAGTACCGAAACGACGCGAGTTCGGTCGCTATTGAGCGGGCTGCCGACGCGCTGCTGAACACCTACAACACCGGCAAACGCATTGAGTTTTTCGGCGTGGGCAACTCGGGCATCGTGGCGCAGGACGCGCAGCACAAGTTCTTCCGGCTGGGCATTACCAGCATTGCCTACAGCGACGGCCACATGCAGGTGATGAGTGCGTCCTTGCTGGGCCCAGGCGACTGCGTGGTGGTGATTTCCAACTCGGGCCGCACACGCGATTTGATGGACGCCTGCGACATTGCCCGCAAGAACGGCGCGACCACCATCGTGATCACGGTCACCGGCTCGCCGCTGGCCGCGGCCGGCAACATCCACCTGGCGGCCGACCACCCCGAAGGTTATGACCGCTACAGCCCCATGGTGTCGCGCCTCATGCATTTGATGATCATCGACATCCTGGCCACCTGCGTGGCGCTGCGCATCGGCGTCAAGCTGCAGCCGCTGCTCAAGGAAATGAAAAACAACCTGCGCAACAAACGTTATGCCTGA
- the zwf gene encoding glucose-6-phosphate dehydrogenase, which produces MSFDLILFGGTGDLAWRKIMPALFQAFRHGSLPEGGRIVGVARDDLSDDQYRALIKSRFDNVELAKRPSEEEFSRFAAMLGYLRMDLSNPADYAALAAKLQQRPADVVVMYVATAPSLFTVVCEQIAAAGLNGPQTRVVLEKPLGHDLASNRAINKTVRSVLSEQQIFRIDHYLGKPSVQNLFALRFGNSLFEPLWRRETIANIQITIAEDLGVEKRGAFYDSTGALRDMVQNHALQLLCAIGMEPPINSHADAIRDEKLKVLRSLKAWTPETLSQHVVRGQYAAGNIDGEAVPGYRDEKGVNPDSTTETFVALRTEIANWRWAGVPFYIRTGKRLAGRDAHIEVNFRPAPHAIFKTGLSGSNVANRLVINLQPKDGLELHLLAQGADQRTGGRGTPSLAPVQLDLDFDKRFGSERVGAYERLLLDVIDGRLNLFVRSDEQEEAWRWVEPILDSWSSQASAPRPYAAGTWGPSAASAMIARDGYCWSEEC; this is translated from the coding sequence ATGAGTTTTGACCTCATCCTGTTTGGCGGCACCGGCGACCTGGCGTGGCGCAAGATCATGCCGGCGCTGTTCCAGGCGTTCCGCCACGGCTCACTGCCCGAGGGCGGGCGCATTGTGGGCGTGGCGCGCGACGACCTCTCCGACGACCAGTACCGCGCGCTCATCAAGTCACGGTTTGACAACGTGGAGCTGGCCAAGCGTCCGAGCGAGGAAGAGTTCTCGCGCTTCGCGGCGATGCTGGGTTATTTGCGCATGGATTTGTCCAACCCGGCCGACTATGCGGCGCTGGCGGCCAAGCTGCAGCAGCGGCCCGCTGATGTGGTGGTGATGTATGTGGCGACGGCGCCCAGCCTGTTCACCGTCGTGTGCGAGCAGATCGCCGCCGCCGGCCTGAACGGCCCGCAAACCCGCGTGGTGCTTGAAAAACCGCTGGGCCACGACCTGGCCTCCAACCGCGCGATCAACAAGACGGTGCGCAGCGTGCTCAGCGAGCAGCAGATCTTTCGCATCGACCACTACCTGGGCAAGCCCTCGGTGCAAAACCTGTTTGCGCTGCGCTTTGGCAACTCGCTGTTTGAGCCGCTGTGGCGCCGCGAGACGATTGCCAACATCCAGATCACGATTGCCGAAGACCTGGGCGTGGAAAAGCGCGGTGCGTTTTACGACAGCACCGGCGCGCTGCGCGACATGGTGCAAAACCACGCACTGCAGCTGCTGTGCGCCATCGGCATGGAGCCGCCCATCAACTCACACGCCGACGCCATCCGCGACGAAAAACTCAAGGTGCTGCGCTCGCTGAAAGCCTGGACGCCCGAGACGCTGAGCCAGCACGTGGTGCGCGGCCAGTACGCGGCCGGCAACATCGACGGCGAGGCCGTGCCCGGCTACCGCGACGAAAAAGGTGTGAACCCCGACAGCACCACCGAAACCTTTGTCGCGCTGCGCACCGAAATCGCCAACTGGCGCTGGGCCGGCGTGCCGTTTTACATACGCACCGGCAAGCGCCTGGCCGGCCGCGACGCGCACATCGAAGTCAACTTCCGGCCCGCGCCGCATGCGATTTTTAAAACCGGGCTCAGCGGTTCCAACGTGGCCAACCGGCTGGTCATCAACCTGCAGCCCAAGGACGGCCTGGAGTTGCACCTGCTGGCGCAGGGCGCCGACCAGCGCACGGGCGGGCGCGGCACGCCTTCGCTGGCGCCGGTGCAGCTGGACCTGGACTTCGACAAACGCTTCGGCTCCGAACGCGTGGGCGCTTATGAACGGCTGCTGCTGGACGTGATCGACGGGCGGCTGAATCTTTTTGTGCGCAGCGACGAGCAGGAAGAAGCCTGGCGCTGGGTCGAGCCCATCCTGGACAGCTGGAGCAGCCAGGCCAGCGCGCCGCGGCCTTATGCGGCCGGCACGTGGGGGCCGAGCGCGGCCAGCGCGATGATCGCAAGAGACGGCTACTGCTGGAGTGAGGAATGCTAG
- the tal gene encoding transaldolase has protein sequence MTQLDALKQFTTVVADTGDFKQLGQFKPQDATTNPSLILKAVQKPDYQPLLKDTVGRFKGRQLDEIMDRLLVRFGCEILSIIPGRVSTEVDARLSFDANATYTRGERIVELYQAEGIHIDRVLIKVAATWEGIQAAEKLEQRGIHTNLTLLFSFAQAVACGQAKVQLISPFVGRIYDWYKKSAGAAWDEAAMAGANDPGVKSVREIYNHYKHFGIATEVMGASFRNVGQITALAGCDLLTISPELLAQLAASDAPLSRALDAKAAAALDLPAVNFDEAGFRYALNEDAMATEKLAEGIRAFAADAVKLEQLMLAV, from the coding sequence ATGACCCAACTCGACGCCCTGAAACAGTTCACCACCGTGGTTGCCGACACCGGCGACTTCAAGCAACTGGGGCAGTTCAAGCCGCAGGACGCCACCACCAACCCGTCGCTGATCCTCAAGGCGGTGCAAAAGCCCGACTACCAGCCTCTGCTGAAAGACACGGTAGGCCGCTTCAAGGGCCGCCAGCTCGACGAGATCATGGACCGCCTGCTGGTGCGCTTCGGCTGCGAAATCCTCTCCATCATCCCGGGCCGCGTTTCGACTGAAGTCGACGCCCGACTGAGTTTTGACGCCAACGCCACCTACACGCGCGGCGAACGCATCGTCGAGCTCTACCAGGCCGAAGGCATCCACATCGACCGCGTGCTGATCAAGGTCGCCGCCACCTGGGAAGGCATCCAGGCAGCCGAAAAGCTTGAGCAGCGCGGCATCCACACCAACCTCACGCTGCTGTTCTCGTTTGCCCAGGCAGTGGCGTGTGGCCAGGCCAAGGTGCAGCTGATTTCGCCCTTTGTGGGCCGCATCTACGACTGGTACAAAAAATCCGCCGGCGCCGCCTGGGATGAGGCCGCCATGGCCGGCGCCAATGACCCCGGCGTGAAGTCGGTGCGCGAGATCTACAACCACTACAAACACTTCGGCATCGCCACCGAGGTGATGGGCGCGAGTTTTCGCAACGTCGGCCAGATCACCGCGCTGGCCGGCTGCGACCTGCTGACCATCAGCCCCGAGCTGCTGGCGCAGCTGGCGGCGTCCGATGCGCCGCTCTCACGTGCGCTCGACGCCAAGGCTGCCGCCGCGCTGGATTTGCCAGCCGTGAACTTCGACGAAGCGGGCTTCCGTTATGCGCTGAATGAAGACGCCATGGCGACCGAAAAGCTGGCCGAAGGCATTCGCGCTTTCGCGGCCGATGCGGTGAAGCTTGAACAGCTGATGCTGGCGGTCTGA
- the pgi gene encoding glucose-6-phosphate isomerase, with translation MARLRCDETPAWAALQSCFNAHGKTFDLREAFAADPDRFARFSQDAPHVFADLSKNLVDTTSQALLLDLAVQCQLEQHRDAMFSGELINNTEQRAVLHVLLRNPAAAKAATGDGAPETIASKLSQVHETLDAMLAYAGQVRADAAITDIVNIGIGGSDLGPQMAVLALDEFATTGKRVHFVSNVDGSELAGVLKGLKPHSTLFLIASKTFTTTETMTNAHSARRWFEAEGGTDVGRHFAALTTNVAAANEFGIKTTFGFWDWVGGRYSLWSAIGLPLAIAIGARGFRELLAGAHAMDEHFRTAPLAVNLPVRLGLLDVWYRNFYGFGSRSIAPYSSALRRLPAYLQQLEMESNGKRVDADGRPLPFGTSPVLWGEPGTNGQHAYFQMLHQGTSVVPVEFVAVKKAGHSLAGHHDKLLANALAQAQALMKGKEDVGGHKHFSGNRPSTFLLLEQLTPASLGALIALQEHRVFVSGAIWGINSFDQWGVELGKVLAKDIEPRLKSGDVCGLDGSTAGLLRKMAG, from the coding sequence ATGGCCAGACTCCGCTGCGACGAAACCCCGGCCTGGGCGGCGCTGCAAAGCTGCTTCAATGCCCATGGCAAAACCTTCGACCTGCGCGAAGCCTTTGCCGCAGATCCAGACCGCTTTGCCCGCTTCAGCCAGGACGCGCCCCACGTCTTTGCCGACCTGTCTAAAAACCTGGTCGACACCACCAGCCAGGCGCTGCTGCTGGACCTGGCCGTGCAATGCCAGCTTGAGCAGCACCGCGACGCGATGTTTTCCGGCGAGTTGATCAACAACACCGAGCAGCGCGCCGTGCTGCATGTTTTATTGCGAAATCCGGCTGCAGCCAAGGCGGCGACTGGGGATGGCGCTCCTGAAACCATAGCAAGCAAACTTTCCCAGGTGCATGAAACCCTGGACGCCATGCTGGCCTACGCCGGGCAGGTGCGCGCCGACGCCGCCATCACCGACATCGTCAACATCGGCATAGGCGGCTCAGACCTGGGCCCGCAGATGGCGGTGCTGGCGCTCGACGAATTTGCCACCACCGGCAAGCGCGTTCACTTTGTCTCCAACGTCGACGGCAGCGAGCTGGCCGGCGTGCTCAAGGGGCTCAAGCCGCACAGCACGCTGTTCCTGATCGCGTCCAAAACCTTCACCACCACCGAGACCATGACCAATGCGCATTCGGCGCGCCGCTGGTTTGAGGCCGAAGGCGGCACGGATGTGGGCCGTCATTTCGCGGCGCTCACCACCAACGTGGCGGCCGCCAATGAATTCGGCATCAAGACGACATTCGGTTTCTGGGACTGGGTGGGCGGGCGCTATTCGCTCTGGTCGGCCATCGGCCTGCCGTTGGCCATTGCCATAGGCGCCAGGGGCTTTCGTGAACTGCTGGCCGGCGCGCACGCCATGGACGAGCATTTCCGCACCGCGCCACTTGCCGTCAACTTGCCGGTGCGGCTGGGCCTGCTGGATGTCTGGTACCGCAACTTTTACGGCTTTGGCAGCCGCAGCATTGCGCCTTACAGCAGCGCCCTGCGGCGCCTGCCGGCCTACCTGCAGCAGCTTGAGATGGAAAGCAACGGCAAGCGCGTGGACGCCGATGGCCGGCCTTTGCCCTTTGGCACCTCGCCCGTGTTGTGGGGCGAGCCCGGCACCAACGGCCAGCATGCCTACTTCCAGATGCTGCACCAGGGTACGTCGGTCGTGCCAGTGGAGTTTGTTGCCGTCAAGAAAGCCGGGCACAGCCTGGCCGGCCATCACGACAAGCTGCTGGCCAATGCGCTGGCGCAGGCGCAAGCGTTGATGAAGGGTAAGGAAGATGTGGGTGGCCACAAACATTTTTCCGGCAACCGGCCTAGCACCTTTTTGCTGCTTGAGCAGCTCACCCCCGCCAGCCTGGGGGCGTTGATTGCGCTGCAGGAGCACCGCGTCTTTGTGAGTGGCGCGATCTGGGGCATCAACAGCTTTGACCAGTGGGGCGTGGAGCTCGGCAAGGTGCTGGCCAAAGACATCGAGCCGCGCCTGAAGAGTGGCGACGTCTGCGGCCTGGACGGCTCGACGGCTGGCCTGCTGCGCAAAATGGCCGGCTGA
- a CDS encoding DUF3047 domain-containing protein, with translation MASPVPFPRVFPRFSIVAAALVAFALISGCATRPPADEDDDIEEPVSQGGTLGSAEGVTGTAWAEMSAPPKAEELKPDDLKWEIFRVPGKQPASYSYVRHEGRDAVLAKAEASGSILRHRHRIEPDQLGLVRFSWNVPNAGAGANLALPQLDDVPVRVVLAFEGDRSRLSMKNAMLSELSRLLTGEEMPFATLVYSWSRVNQPGEVIVNDRTDRIRKIVVDSGDHGYNEWRSYERDIRADYRQAFGEDPGALLSFAVFTEGEKNEGQLQAFYGPLKLVPASAVARK, from the coding sequence ATGGCTTCACCCGTTCCGTTTCCCCGCGTGTTCCCCCGTTTTTCAATCGTCGCTGCGGCGCTTGTTGCCTTCGCCCTGATCAGCGGCTGTGCAACGCGCCCGCCCGCTGATGAAGACGACGACATCGAGGAACCGGTCAGCCAGGGCGGCACCCTGGGGAGCGCCGAAGGGGTGACCGGCACCGCCTGGGCCGAGATGTCGGCGCCGCCCAAAGCCGAAGAACTCAAGCCCGACGACCTCAAGTGGGAAATCTTCCGCGTGCCCGGCAAGCAGCCGGCCAGCTACAGCTATGTGCGCCACGAAGGCCGCGACGCGGTGCTCGCAAAAGCCGAGGCCTCCGGCAGCATCCTGCGCCATCGCCACCGCATCGAGCCCGACCAGCTCGGCCTGGTGCGCTTTTCCTGGAATGTGCCCAACGCCGGCGCCGGCGCCAACCTTGCGCTGCCGCAACTCGACGATGTGCCGGTGCGGGTAGTGCTCGCGTTTGAAGGGGACCGCTCGCGACTGTCCATGAAAAACGCCATGCTGTCGGAGCTGAGCCGCCTGCTGACCGGCGAAGAGATGCCGTTTGCCACGCTGGTGTATTCGTGGTCGCGCGTCAACCAGCCCGGTGAGGTCATCGTCAACGACCGCACCGACCGCATCCGCAAGATCGTCGTCGACTCGGGCGACCATGGCTACAACGAATGGCGCAGCTACGAGCGCGACATCCGCGCCGACTACCGCCAGGCCTTTGGGGAAGACCCGGGCGCCTTGTTGAGCTTTGCGGTGTTTACCGAAGGTGAAAAGAACGAAGGCCAGCTGCAGGCCTTTTACGGGCCGCTGAAGTTAGTGCCGGCTTCGGCTGTCGCTCGCAAGTAG
- a CDS encoding OmpW family protein, with the protein MTTSKQHCVAAVLITLSTQALAQQAGTWAISAGVTRIAPSVDSGSLSAPTGGGVIADAKVDVASDTRLTAAVSYMVTDHINLHLPLGLGFKHDVYGAGVLAGVGKVADTRALPITLVAQYRFLEANARFRPYVGAGFTYVRFNKERGSTTLTALTNPGGPPTGVSFQSKLAPTLQVGGVLNLNAKWFLEGSYAKTFLKTRGTLSTGQTIDVGLDPDCFTLHLGYRF; encoded by the coding sequence ATGACAACTTCAAAACAACACTGCGTTGCGGCGGTACTCATCACCCTGAGCACCCAGGCGCTTGCGCAACAGGCCGGCACCTGGGCTATCTCGGCCGGCGTCACGCGCATCGCGCCCTCGGTAGACAGCGGCAGCCTCTCGGCGCCCACGGGCGGTGGCGTGATCGCCGATGCGAAGGTCGACGTCGCCAGCGACACCCGGCTGACGGCCGCGGTGAGCTACATGGTCACCGACCATATCAATCTTCATTTGCCGCTGGGCCTGGGTTTCAAGCACGACGTTTACGGTGCGGGCGTTCTGGCCGGCGTGGGCAAGGTGGCGGACACCCGGGCCTTGCCGATCACACTGGTCGCCCAATACCGCTTCCTGGAGGCCAACGCGCGGTTTCGCCCTTATGTGGGTGCCGGCTTTACCTATGTGCGGTTCAACAAGGAACGCGGCAGCACCACGCTGACAGCGCTCACCAACCCCGGCGGGCCGCCTACCGGTGTTTCCTTCCAGTCCAAACTGGCACCCACATTGCAGGTAGGCGGCGTGCTGAACCTGAACGCGAAATGGTTTCTGGAAGGCAGCTATGCCAAGACATTTTTGAAAACCCGCGGCACGCTGAGCACCGGCCAGACGATTGATGTCGGGCTGGACCCCGACTGCTTCACCCTGCACCTGGGCTACAGGTTCTGA
- a CDS encoding DUF805 domain-containing protein: MNFGQAISVCLGKYVDFSGRAARPEFWWFFLFQILVSLVASFLGDMVSSLVSLALLLPALAVGSRRLHDIGKSGWWQLISLTVIGILVLIYWFVQPSAEGSNQYDKEPAAA, translated from the coding sequence ATGAATTTCGGCCAAGCCATTTCCGTTTGCCTGGGTAAATATGTCGATTTTTCGGGCCGCGCCGCCCGCCCTGAGTTCTGGTGGTTCTTTCTGTTCCAGATCCTGGTGTCCCTCGTGGCGTCCTTCCTGGGCGACATGGTCAGCTCACTGGTCAGCCTGGCCTTGCTGCTGCCCGCGCTGGCTGTAGGCTCCCGCCGCCTGCACGACATCGGCAAAAGCGGCTGGTGGCAACTGATCTCCCTGACCGTGATCGGCATTCTGGTGCTGATCTACTGGTTTGTGCAGCCCTCGGCCGAAGGCAGCAACCAGTACGACAAGGAGCCTGCCGCTGCCTGA
- the groL gene encoding chaperonin GroEL (60 kDa chaperone family; promotes refolding of misfolded polypeptides especially under stressful conditions; forms two stacked rings of heptamers to form a barrel-shaped 14mer; ends can be capped by GroES; misfolded proteins enter the barrel where they are refolded when GroES binds): MAAKDVIFGGEARARMVEGVNILANAVKVTLGPKGRNVVLERSFGAPTVTKDGVSVAKEIELKDKLQNMGAQMVKEVASKTSDNAGDGTTTATVLAQAIVREGMKYVAAGMNPMDLKRGIDKAVLALTEELKKASKPTTTSKEIAQVGSISANSDESIGKIIADAMDKVGKEGVITVEDGKSLQNELDVVEGMQFDRGYLSPYFINNPEKQSALLDNPFVLLYDKKISNIRDLLPTLEQVAKAGRPLLIIAEEVEGEALATLVVNTLRGILKVVAVKAPGFGDRRKAMLEDIATLTGGKVIAEEVGMSLEKVTLADLGQAKRIEVGKENTIIIDGSGAAADIEARVKQVRVQIEEATSDYDREKLQERVAKLAGGVAVIKVGAATEVEMKEKKARVEDALHATRAAVEEGIVAGGGVALLRAKQAAGKIAGDNPDQDAGIKLVLRAIEAPLREIVYNAGGEASVVVNAVLAGKGNYGFNAANDTYGDMIEMGILDPTKVTRTALQNAASVASLMLTTEAMIAEAPKEEAAGGGGMPGGMGGMGGMGDMGM; the protein is encoded by the coding sequence ATGGCAGCAAAAGACGTAATTTTCGGCGGCGAAGCCCGCGCACGCATGGTCGAGGGTGTGAACATCCTGGCCAACGCCGTCAAGGTAACCCTGGGCCCCAAAGGCCGTAACGTGGTTCTGGAGCGCTCGTTCGGCGCCCCCACGGTGACCAAGGACGGTGTGTCCGTCGCCAAGGAAATCGAACTGAAGGACAAGCTGCAGAACATGGGCGCGCAGATGGTCAAGGAAGTCGCTTCCAAGACCTCCGACAACGCCGGTGACGGCACCACCACCGCCACCGTTCTGGCTCAAGCCATCGTCCGCGAAGGCATGAAGTACGTGGCCGCCGGCATGAACCCGATGGACCTCAAGCGCGGTATCGACAAGGCCGTGCTGGCCCTGACCGAAGAGCTGAAGAAGGCTTCCAAGCCCACCACGACCTCCAAAGAAATCGCCCAGGTCGGCTCCATCTCCGCCAACTCCGACGAATCCATCGGCAAGATCATTGCTGACGCCATGGACAAGGTCGGTAAAGAAGGCGTGATCACCGTGGAAGACGGCAAGTCCCTGCAAAACGAGCTCGACGTCGTCGAAGGCATGCAGTTCGACCGCGGCTACCTCTCCCCTTACTTCATCAACAACCCTGAAAAGCAGTCCGCACTGCTGGACAACCCCTTTGTTCTGCTCTACGACAAGAAGATCAGCAACATCCGTGACCTGCTGCCTACCCTGGAGCAAGTCGCCAAGGCCGGCCGTCCGCTGCTGATCATTGCCGAAGAAGTCGAGGGCGAAGCCCTGGCAACGCTGGTCGTGAACACCCTGCGCGGCATCCTGAAGGTTGTGGCCGTGAAGGCACCTGGCTTCGGCGACCGCCGCAAGGCCATGCTGGAAGACATCGCCACCCTGACCGGCGGCAAGGTCATCGCTGAAGAAGTCGGCATGTCGCTCGAAAAAGTGACGCTGGCTGACCTCGGCCAGGCCAAGCGCATCGAAGTGGGCAAGGAAAACACCATCATCATCGACGGCTCCGGCGCCGCTGCCGACATCGAAGCACGCGTCAAGCAAGTGCGCGTCCAGATCGAAGAAGCGACCAGCGACTACGACCGTGAAAAACTGCAAGAGCGCGTGGCCAAGCTGGCCGGCGGTGTTGCCGTGATCAAGGTCGGCGCTGCCACCGAAGTCGAAATGAAGGAAAAGAAGGCCCGCGTGGAAGACGCACTGCACGCCACCCGCGCTGCCGTGGAAGAAGGCATTGTGGCCGGCGGCGGCGTGGCCCTGCTGCGCGCCAAGCAAGCGGCTGGCAAGATCGCCGGTGACAATCCTGACCAGGACGCCGGCATCAAGCTGGTGCTGCGCGCCATCGAAGCCCCCCTGCGCGAAATCGTTTACAACGCAGGCGGCGAAGCCTCTGTGGTGGTGAACGCGGTTCTGGCCGGCAAGGGCAACTACGGCTTCAATGCCGCCAACGACACCTACGGCGACATGATCGAAATGGGTATCCTGGATCCTACGAAGGTCACCCGCACCGCACTGCAGAACGCAGCCTCCGTCGCATCCCTGATGCTGACGACCGAAGCCATGATTGCTGAAGCCCCCAAGGAAGAAGCAGCCGGCGGCGGCGGCATGCCAGGCGGCATGGGTGGTATGGGCGGCATGGGCGACATGGGCATGTAA
- a CDS encoding co-chaperone GroES: MKLRPLHDRVIVKRVENETKTASGIVIPDSAAEKPDQGEVLAVGPGKKNDKGEVSPVGVKVGDRVLFGKYSGQTVKVDGDELLVMKEEDLFAVVEK; this comes from the coding sequence ATGAAACTTCGTCCTTTGCACGACCGCGTGATCGTCAAACGCGTGGAAAACGAAACCAAAACCGCTTCCGGCATCGTCATCCCTGACAGCGCCGCTGAAAAGCCTGACCAAGGCGAAGTGCTGGCCGTTGGCCCAGGCAAGAAGAACGACAAGGGCGAAGTCAGCCCCGTGGGCGTGAAAGTCGGCGACCGCGTGCTGTTCGGCAAATACAGCGGCCAGACCGTCAAGGTCGACGGCGACGAACTGCTCGTCATGAAAGAAGAAGACCTGTTTGCAGTGGTCGAGAAGTAA